The genomic region GCTGGGACTCGCCGCCGGAGAGGGTGGTGGTGGCCCGGCCCAGGTGCAGGTAGCCGAGGCCGATGGTGACCATCGCGGCCAGGCGGTCCCGCAACGCGTCCAGCACCGGCCGCACCGTCGGCTCGGTCAGTTCCGCCACCAGGTTGGCCAGTTCGCTGATCTCCATCCTGGCCAGCTCGCCGATGGTGTGGCCGCGCACGGTGGCGGTGCGGGCCGCCTCGTTCAGCCGGTCGCCGTGGCAGTCCGGGCACCGCTCGGCGCGGGTGAACCGGGCCAGGGTCTCCTTCTTGCGGTCGGAGAGGTCGTCGCTGGTGTGCAGGTAGATCCGCTCGAACCGCTCCACCACACCCTCGTAGTCCTTGGGCGGCTTGGTGCCCAGCCGCGCGGCGTGCTCGCCGCCGTAGAGCAGCGCGTCCCGCTCGGCCTTGGACCACTCGCGCAGCGGGGTGTGCACGTCGAAGGAGCCGATGTCGGCGTACTGGGAGTACCAGTAGCCGCCGTTCCCGAAGCCGGGCAACAGGATCGCGCCGTCGGCCAGTGAGCGGTCCAGGTCCACGAAGCGGTCCACCGCGCTGGCCACCACCTCGCCGAGGCCGGCGCAGGTCTGGCACATGCCCGCCTGGTCGTTGAAGGAGAAGTGGTTCGACTCGCCCACGTGCGGGGTGCTCAGCCGGGAGAACAGCAGGCGCAGGTAGGTCCAGGCGTCGGTGATCGTGCCGACGGTGGAGCGGGCGTTGCCGCCGAGGCGGCGCTGGTCGATCACCACCACCGGGGACAGGCCGTCGATCTGGCCGACCTCGGGCCTGGTCCACTTCGGCAGCCGGTTGCGGGTGAACGGCGGGAAGGTCTCGGTGAGCTGGAAGCCCGCCTCGGCCGCGATCGTGTCGAACACCAGGGAGGACTTGCCGGAGCCGGACAGGCCGACGAACACCACCACCTGCCCGCGCGGCACGTCCACATCGAGCGACTTCAGGTTGTTGGTCCGGGCGTCCCGGATGCGGATGGTCGACATGCCGGCCACGCTACGAGCAGATGTGGCCAGAATCTGACCGCGATTCGCGCGAGAATGTCGGCATGGCGGATGTGTTGCACCGGGTGCTCTCGCTGCTGGCCGAACTCCAGACCGGCAAGGCGTTCACCGGCGAGGAGCTGGCGGCCCGGCTCGCGGTCGCCCCGCGCACGCTGCGCCGGGACGTGGACCGGCTGCGCAGCTACGGCTACCCGGTGCAGACCCAGCCGGGGCCGGGCGGCTACTACCGGCTGGCCGCCGGGCGGGCCATGCCGCCGCTGCTGCTGGACGACGACGAGGCCATCGCCACCCTGCTCGGCCTGGCCACGCTGGCCGCCGTCGGCCAGGCGGGCGAGGGCAGCGTGGACGACGCGGCCACCCGCGCCTACGGCAAGGTCGACCAGTACCTGCCCAAGCGGCTGCGGCCCCGCGCGGCGGCCCTGCGCGCCAGCCTGGAGACCACCGCCACGCCCGCGCCGAGCACCAGCGCGGAGACGATGAGCACGCTCGCCGAGGCCATCCAGCACCACCACCTGGTGTCCTTCGACTACACCCGCGCGAACGGAACCGCGAGCACCCGCCGGGTGGAGCCACACCGCCAGCTGCACCTGCACCTGCGCTGGTACCTGCTGGCCTGGGACACCGACCGGGCGGACTGGCGGGTCTTCCGCATCGACCGCATCGCCGAGCCGAGGGACCTCGGCCGGACCTTCGCGCCCCGGCCGCTGCCCGCCGACAGCGGGATCGACTACGTGCGCCAAGGCATGCGGCGGCAGCGGCAGCGCGTGGTGCTCACCGTGCAGGCCCCGCTGGAGGTGGTAGCGGACGCGTTCAAGTACCAGGACGTCGAGCTCAGCCCGCTCCCCGAGGGCACCAGAGCCGTGCTGTACCTGGATTCCTGGCAGTGGCTGGTGCAGGGCCTGGCGTTCCTGGACGCGGACTTCACCATCCACGAACCGGCGGAGTTCCGCCAGGCCTGCCAACGGTTCGGTGCGCGGCTCAGGTGAGCGGTTTGCCGCCGGTGACCGCGAGCACCTCGCCGGTGATGTAGCTGGACTCCTGGGAGGCGAAGAACACGTAGGCCGGGGCCAGCTCGGCGGGCTGGCCGGCGCGGCCCATCGGGGTGTTGCCACCGAAGGAGTCCACCTTCTCCTCGGGCATGGTGGCCGGGATCAGCGGTGTCCAAACAGGACCGGGGGCCACCGCGTTGACCCGGATGCCCTGCTCGATCAGGTCGTTGGACAGGGCCTTGGTGAAGGTGACGATGCCGCCCTTGGTGGTGGCGTAGTCCAGCAGCTCGGCGGAGGGCTGGGAGGCCTGGATGGAGGCGGTGTTGATGATCGCGCCGCCGGGCGGCATGTGCGGCACGGTGGCCTTGCACAGCCAGAACATCGCGTACAGGTTGGTCTTGAGCACCCGGTCGAACTGCTCGGTGCTGATGCCGAGGATGCCCTCGTCCTGGGACATCTGGTAGGCGGCGTTGTTGACCAGCACGTCGATGTGACCGAACTCCTGCACCGCCCGCGCGACCAGGTGCTGGCAGTGCTCCTCGGACTGGATGTCCCCCGGCACGCACACCGCCTCGCGACCGGCCTCGCGCACCAGCTCGGCCGTGCTCTGCGCGTCCTCTTCCTCCTCGGGCAGGTAGGACAGCAGCAGGTCGGCCCCTTCGCGGGCGAAGGCGATGGCCACCGCGCGGCCGATGCCGGAGTCGCCGCCGGTGATCAGCGCCTTGCGGCCGGCCAGGCGGGCGCTGCCGCGGTAGGTGCGCTCGCCGTGGTCGGGTTGTGGGCCCATGGCCTCGCCGGTGCCGGGGTGCGACTGCTCCTGGCCCTGCTGCTGTCCTGGGCGCGGGTACTGGGTTCGCGGGTCCTGCTGGGTGTACTGGTCCTCGGCCATGCGGTGGTCTTACCCCGTGTTCATCCGGCCAATCCCAGGTAGTCGCTCAGTTGGGTGGCCGCGCGCAGCATGGCCAGGCCCTGCGCGGTGAGCTTGCGCTGCCAGTCTTCCAGCGCGCCGGCCAGGGAGTCGGTGCCGCCCGCGGTGCGGATCTGGTGGACCACGGTGGCGATGTGCGCGAGCGGGTAGCCGCCGCGGCGGAGCAGGTGGGCCAGTTCGGCGTCGCGGCGGTCCTCGGCGGTGTAGACCCGGTAGCCGGTGGCCGGATCCCGTGCGGGAGTGAGGATTCCGGCCTGTTCCCAGTTGCGCACGGTGGCCGGGGTGACGCCGAGCTGGTGGGCCAGCTCGCCGATGCTGCGCGGTCCCGGTGACGGCGGCGCGGCGGGTTGCCCGGTCAGGTGGGCGACCGCTTCGCGAACCGCGGCCAGGGTTTCCTGGTCGCGCAGGGACTGGCTGTGACCGCGGTGGATTGTCAGCAGCACCTCGTTGAGCTCGCCGTGGTGCACCGTGCGCATGATCTGGCCGCCGAGGGCGTGCCCGTAGGCGCCGACCAGGGCTAGGTAGGCGCGCAGCGCGGCGGCGTGCCGCTCGGTGTAGATCCGGTAGCCGCTGGCGGTGCGCTCGGCCGGCGGCAGGAAGCCGTCGCGCTCGTAGTTGCGCACCGCCTGGGTGGACAGGCCGTGCTCCCGCGCGAGGTCGGCTGGTCGTAGGGTTCTCACCGCTTTGAGACTTTACCGCAGCCTCGCTGAGGCCAGCGCGCTGGAAGTTTCAACCGGTCTTTCAAAGTTACGATTGAGACCTATGAGTCAGGACATTCGAGACTTCGTGACCACGGCCGAGCTGGTGGCGCTGGGCGAGCCGACCCACCAGGAACCGGCCTTCGGGCACCTGCGCAACGAGCTGTTCGCCCAGCTGGCCGCGCACGGCTTCCGCTCGATCGCGCTGGAGACCTGCCGGGTGGCCGCCCTCGCGGTCAACGACTTCGTCCAGGAGGGCGTCGGCACCCTCGATTCGGTGCTGGCGGAGGGCTTCACGCACAACTTCGGTGAGCTGGCGGCCAACCGGGAGCTGGTGGCCTGGATGCGCGAGTACAACGAGGGCAGGCCACCGGCGGACCGGCTGGCCTTCCACGGCTTCGACGCCGCGATGGAGACCTTCAGCGTGCCCAGCCCCCGGCGCTTCCTCGAACACGCCCGCGACTACCTGGGACTCGACCTCGACTTCGCCGGTCTGCTGGGCGCGGACGAGCAGTGGAGCGACACCGCGGCGGTGATGGACCCCGACCAGTCGCCGGGGGCCACCCCCGAGGCGGCGCGGGCGCGGGTGCTCGCCGACGAGCTGCTCACCATGCTCGACCAGTGCGCCCCGGGGTTGATCGCGGCGACCTCGCGGGCGGCGTGGGTGCGGGCGCGGGTCCACCTCACCGCCGGTCTGGACCTGTTGCGCTACCACTACCTGGCCGCGCAGCAGCTGGAGTCCAACGAGCGGTGGGGCCGGCTGAGCGCCACCAGGGACACCTTCATGGCGCGCAACATCCTGGACATCCGCGGCCTGGAGGCCCGGCGCGGCGGGACCCTGCTCGGCGCGCACAACCTGCACTTGCAGACCCGCCAGAGCCACATGGCGATGGGGCCGTTGACCATCTCCTGGCTGTCGGCCGGGGCGATGGTGGCCGCGCTGACCCAGGAGCGCTACACCTTCATCGCCGGGAGCCTGGGCCGCAGCGCGAAGCTCGGCCTCGGCGAGCCGCACCCGGACACCTACGAGGCCGAACTGCAGGAGCGGTTCGCCACCTGGGGCCTGACCAAGGCCGAGGCGATCGCACCGGCGGAGGTCCGCAGCGACATGACGCCGCAGCAGGGCTACTTCCCGCTGGATGAGTTCAACCTGGGCGGCGCCGCCGCGGTGCTGCACGTCAGCGACGGCGCCGCCATCGGGTCATAGCGTCGGGACCACCATCGGGGTGCCGGTCACCGGGTCCGGCACCACGATGCTGGGCAGGTCGAAGACCTCCTTGAGCAGCGCGCTGTCCACCACCTCGGCCGGGGCGCCCTCGGCGACCACCCTGCCCTCCTTCATCGCCACCAGGTGGTCGGCGTAGCGGCAGGCCTGGTTGATGTCGTGCAGCACCGCCACGATGGTCCGGCCCTCCTCCCGCAGCCGGGCCAGCAGGGTGAGCAGCTGGTACTGGTGGGTGATGTCCAGGAAGGACGTGGGCTCGTCCAGCAGCAGGTAGGGCGTCTGCTGGGCGAGCACCAGGGCCACCCACACCCGCTGCCGCTGGCCGCCGGAGAGCTCGTGCACTCCCCGTTCGGCCAGCTCGGCCACCCCGGCGGCGGCCATCGCTTCCGCCACCGCCCGATCGTCCGCTGTGGACCAGGTGGACAGCAGGGACTGGTGCGGGAAACGGCCCCGGGCGACCAGCTGGCGGACCTTGATGTTCTCCGGGGTCACCGGGTCCTGCGGCAGGAAGCCGAGTGAACGGGCCAGCGCCTTGGCCGGGTAGGCGCCCACCTCGCGGTCGTCCAGGCGCACCGCGCCCCCGGCCGGGCGGAGCAGCCGGACGAAGGCGCGCAGCAGGGTGGACTTGCCGCAGGCGTTGGGGCCCACGATCGCGGTGAACTTCCCGTCCGGGATGTCCAGGTCCAGCCGGGTGGAGACGACCCGCTCGCCGTAGCGAAGGGTGAGTTCCCGTGCGTGCAGGCGTGCGGTCACGCGCGCCTCACCTCCCTGGTGAGCAGCCAGATCAAGTAGCAGCCGCCGATCGCGCTGCTGAGCACGCCGACCGGCAGCGCGACCGGGGCCAGCAGCAGTTGGGCGAGCAGGTCCGCGCCGAGCAGCAGCACCGCGCCGGTCAGCGCGGCGGGCAGCAGCGGCACGCCGGGTGAGCGGGCCAGCCTGCGCCCGATCTGCGGGGCGGCCAGCGCGATGAACACGATCGGCCCGGCCACCGCGGACACCGTTGCCGTGCAACCCACTCCGATGAGCACCACCAGCAGCCGCAGCCGGGACACCCCGACGCCGGTGGTGGCCGCCAGGTCCGCGCCCAACGCGTGCTGCTGCAAGGCATGCGACTGGGTGGCCAGCACCGCGACCAGCACCGCGATCACCGCGAACGGCAGCCACACCTGCGGCCAGCCGATGCCGTTGAGCGAACCGGCGTGCCAGCCGACCGCGGCGATGGCGACCTCCAGTTCGGCGCGCAGCACGATCCAGGAGTTCAGCGCCGCCGCCATCGCGTTCATCGCCACGCCGATCACCACCAGCCGCAGCCCGGACAGCCCGCCCCGGCTGGCCAGCAGGTAGATCAGCCCGGCCACCAGCAGCGCGCCGCAGACCGCGCTCACCGCGCGCTGCGCCGAGGTGCCGGCCAGCACGGTGATCGCGAACAGCGCGCCGGTGTAGGCGCCGCTGTCCAGGCCGAGCACGTCCGGGCTGCCCATCGGGTTGCGGGTGATGTTCTGGAAGATCGCCCCGGCCAGGCCGAGCGCGGCCCCGAACACCAGCGCCGCCAGCACCCTCGGCAACCGCCAATCCCTGATGACCACAATGGAATCGCCCGTTCCGGCCAGCGCGGCGAACACCTGGGCCGGGCTGGACCAGGACGCGCCCAGGCACAGCCCGAGCAGGCCGAGTCCGAGCATCGCCACCACCAGCGCGAGCACCACCACCAGCGTCCGGCGCTCGACCCGGAGTGTCTTCCCGCCGCGCGGCAGGGCGAAGGTCACCGGGCCGCTCACAACGAGTCCGCCCCGTAGCGCCGGACCGCCCAGATCAGCACCGGGCCGCCCAGGAAGGCGGTCACGATGGCCACCGGCACCTCGCCGGTGACCAGCAGCACCCGGGACAGGGTGTCCGCGAGGAGCAGCAGCACCGGGCCGAGCACCATGGTGTGGCCGAGCAGCCAGGGGACCGAGCCGTCGGCCAGCCGCCGGGCCAGGTGCGGCACCATCAGCCCGACGAAGATGATCGGTCCGGCCACCGCGGTGGCCGCGCCGACCAGCACGGTGATCAGCACCAGCGCCAGCAGCCGGACCCTGGCCACCCGCACGCCGAGCGCGCGCGCCACCGTCTCGCCGAGGGTGACCGCGCCGAGCGAACGGCTCAGCAGCAGGGTGCCCAGCAGCGCGATCCCGATGGCCGCCATGGGCAGCGCCAGGGAGAGCCGCTCCCGCCCGGCCAGCGAGCCGACCGACCAGAACCGGTACTGGTCCAGCACTTCCGGCGACATCAGCCGCAGGCCGAGGGAGACGCCGGTGAGCACCGCGGTCAGCGCCACCCCGGTGAGCACCAGCCGCAGCGGCGAGCGGTGCCCGACCGAGTAGACCACCAGCGCGGCCAGCACCGCGCCGAGCATGGCCAGCCCGAGCTGCTCGCCCTGGGCGGCGGCCAGGCCCAGCGCGGAGCCGACGGTGATGGCGAAACCCGCGCCCGCGGTGACGCCGAGGATGCCGGGTTCGGCCAGCGGGTTGCGGGACAGGGTCTGGATCACCGCGCCCGCGGTGGCCAGCGCCGCGCCCACCCCGATGGCCAGCAGCGCGCGCGGCACCCGGATGTCCCAGACGATCAGGTGGTCGCTGGATCCGTTGTAGGACACCAGCGCGCGCACCACCTCACCGGGCGCGACCGGGTTGGCGCCGACGCCGATGCTGACCACCACGGCCACCGCGAGCAGCGCCAGCCCACCGGCCAGCACCCAGAGCTGCCGCCCCATCACCCGGCCAGCAGCGGGGCGAACGCGGTGTCGATCGCGCCCAGGGTGGTCAGCGCCGAGGAGTAGGTGGCCGCCTCGGTGTAGCGGAACGGGAAGGTCTTGCCCGCCTTGACCGCGGGCAGGTTCTTCCACAGCTCGGAGTCCAGCACGTACTGCACCGGCGCGGGCACCGAGCCGTCCGGCTTGACCGAGTAGGTGATCGCGTCGGCCTCGGCGTAGGCGGCGGTCAGCTCCTCGATGGAGGAGTACTCGGCGACGGCCTTGGAGCCGCTGCCCTTCTGCTTCACCTCGCCGTAGTAGTTCGCGCCGATGTCCTGGGCGATGTTGGTGCCCCAGGAGCCGTTGAACTCGTGGTGGAACTGGCCCTTGGCGACCTCGCCGTAGGCGCCGAGGTGGCCGAGCTTGAGCTTGGGCAGCACGGCCTGGTACTTGGCTTTCAGCTCGGCGGCCTTGGCGTCGTACTTGTTCTTGGCGTCGTCGAACTTGGCCGACACACCGGCCGCCTCGGCCTGGCGGCGGGAGAGCTCACGCCAGGCCGACGGCACGGTCGGGCCGATCGCGACCACCGGGGCCACGGTCTTGAGCCGGGCCACGTCGATGTCGCCGAGCACCGGGGCGGGCACGCCGATCACGATCAGGTCGGGCTGGGCGTTGGCGATGGCCTCGTAGTTGGTCTCCTTGGCCTGCTCGCCGGCGACCTTCTTCAGGCCGTCGTAGGTCTTGCGGTCCTCCGGCGTCATCAGCGGCAGGCCGCGGGCCCAGGTGGAGATGCCCACCAGCGGCGCGCCCGCCTCGATCAGCGCGGGAACCGCGTAGCCGGTGGCGATCACCCGCTGCGGCTTGGCCGGGATGGTGATGTCGCCGTTGTCGGCCTTGACCACCCTGGTGCCACCGGCGTTCTCCTTGCCGGACTCGCCCGAGCCGCAGCCGGTGACCGCGAGCGCCAGGGTGAGGGTGAGCGCGCCGAGCAGGCGCAGGGGGCG from Crossiella sp. CA-258035 harbors:
- a CDS encoding erythromycin esterase family protein codes for the protein MSQDIRDFVTTAELVALGEPTHQEPAFGHLRNELFAQLAAHGFRSIALETCRVAALAVNDFVQEGVGTLDSVLAEGFTHNFGELAANRELVAWMREYNEGRPPADRLAFHGFDAAMETFSVPSPRRFLEHARDYLGLDLDFAGLLGADEQWSDTAAVMDPDQSPGATPEAARARVLADELLTMLDQCAPGLIAATSRAAWVRARVHLTAGLDLLRYHYLAAQQLESNERWGRLSATRDTFMARNILDIRGLEARRGGTLLGAHNLHLQTRQSHMAMGPLTISWLSAGAMVAALTQERYTFIAGSLGRSAKLGLGEPHPDTYEAELQERFATWGLTKAEAIAPAEVRSDMTPQQGYFPLDEFNLGGAAAVLHVSDGAAIGS
- a CDS encoding iron chelate uptake ABC transporter family permease subunit encodes the protein MSGPVTFALPRGGKTLRVERRTLVVVLALVVAMLGLGLLGLCLGASWSSPAQVFAALAGTGDSIVVIRDWRLPRVLAALVFGAALGLAGAIFQNITRNPMGSPDVLGLDSGAYTGALFAITVLAGTSAQRAVSAVCGALLVAGLIYLLASRGGLSGLRLVVIGVAMNAMAAALNSWIVLRAELEVAIAAVGWHAGSLNGIGWPQVWLPFAVIAVLVAVLATQSHALQQHALGADLAATTGVGVSRLRLLVVLIGVGCTATVSAVAGPIVFIALAAPQIGRRLARSPGVPLLPAALTGAVLLLGADLLAQLLLAPVALPVGVLSSAIGGCYLIWLLTREVRRA
- a CDS encoding iron chelate uptake ABC transporter family permease subunit, translated to MGRQLWVLAGGLALLAVAVVVSIGVGANPVAPGEVVRALVSYNGSSDHLIVWDIRVPRALLAIGVGAALATAGAVIQTLSRNPLAEPGILGVTAGAGFAITVGSALGLAAAQGEQLGLAMLGAVLAALVVYSVGHRSPLRLVLTGVALTAVLTGVSLGLRLMSPEVLDQYRFWSVGSLAGRERLSLALPMAAIGIALLGTLLLSRSLGAVTLGETVARALGVRVARVRLLALVLITVLVGAATAVAGPIIFVGLMVPHLARRLADGSVPWLLGHTMVLGPVLLLLADTLSRVLLVTGEVPVAIVTAFLGGPVLIWAVRRYGADSL
- a CDS encoding TioE family transcriptional regulator, whose product is MRTLRPADLAREHGLSTQAVRNYERDGFLPPAERTASGYRIYTERHAAALRAYLALVGAYGHALGGQIMRTVHHGELNEVLLTIHRGHSQSLRDQETLAAVREAVAHLTGQPAAPPSPGPRSIGELAHQLGVTPATVRNWEQAGILTPARDPATGYRVYTAEDRRDAELAHLLRRGGYPLAHIATVVHQIRTAGGTDSLAGALEDWQRKLTAQGLAMLRAATQLSDYLGLAG
- a CDS encoding ABC transporter ATP-binding protein, which produces MTARLHARELTLRYGERVVSTRLDLDIPDGKFTAIVGPNACGKSTLLRAFVRLLRPAGGAVRLDDREVGAYPAKALARSLGFLPQDPVTPENIKVRQLVARGRFPHQSLLSTWSTADDRAVAEAMAAAGVAELAERGVHELSGGQRQRVWVALVLAQQTPYLLLDEPTSFLDITHQYQLLTLLARLREEGRTIVAVLHDINQACRYADHLVAMKEGRVVAEGAPAEVVDSALLKEVFDLPSIVVPDPVTGTPMVVPTL
- a CDS encoding YafY family protein, which codes for MADVLHRVLSLLAELQTGKAFTGEELAARLAVAPRTLRRDVDRLRSYGYPVQTQPGPGGYYRLAAGRAMPPLLLDDDEAIATLLGLATLAAVGQAGEGSVDDAATRAYGKVDQYLPKRLRPRAAALRASLETTATPAPSTSAETMSTLAEAIQHHHLVSFDYTRANGTASTRRVEPHRQLHLHLRWYLLAWDTDRADWRVFRIDRIAEPRDLGRTFAPRPLPADSGIDYVRQGMRRQRQRVVLTVQAPLEVVADAFKYQDVELSPLPEGTRAVLYLDSWQWLVQGLAFLDADFTIHEPAEFRQACQRFGARLR
- a CDS encoding SDR family oxidoreductase yields the protein MAEDQYTQQDPRTQYPRPGQQQGQEQSHPGTGEAMGPQPDHGERTYRGSARLAGRKALITGGDSGIGRAVAIAFAREGADLLLSYLPEEEEDAQSTAELVREAGREAVCVPGDIQSEEHCQHLVARAVQEFGHIDVLVNNAAYQMSQDEGILGISTEQFDRVLKTNLYAMFWLCKATVPHMPPGGAIINTASIQASQPSAELLDYATTKGGIVTFTKALSNDLIEQGIRVNAVAPGPVWTPLIPATMPEEKVDSFGGNTPMGRAGQPAELAPAYVFFASQESSYITGEVLAVTGGKPLT
- a CDS encoding ABC transporter substrate-binding protein, with the protein product MSARRPLRLLGALTLTLALAVTGCGSGESGKENAGGTRVVKADNGDITIPAKPQRVIATGYAVPALIEAGAPLVGISTWARGLPLMTPEDRKTYDGLKKVAGEQAKETNYEAIANAQPDLIVIGVPAPVLGDIDVARLKTVAPVVAIGPTVPSAWRELSRRQAEAAGVSAKFDDAKNKYDAKAAELKAKYQAVLPKLKLGHLGAYGEVAKGQFHHEFNGSWGTNIAQDIGANYYGEVKQKGSGSKAVAEYSSIEELTAAYAEADAITYSVKPDGSVPAPVQYVLDSELWKNLPAVKAGKTFPFRYTEAATYSSALTTLGAIDTAFAPLLAG